The following are encoded in a window of Desulfobulbaceae bacterium genomic DNA:
- a CDS encoding nucleotidyltransferase family protein: protein MATTLPIEIYLFLFLSRFEVSEEELFACIQQINHQHDSININEICDLALKNGTAGFVYRNVECSGIFPKPAVKHLRGLYSNYLAHNSRLLKETRYLLEVLSDNGIPAIPLKGAIASEILFDDLGVYPSGDIDLMVPPSELAKVKDILCRQCGYTQPVKTTEEDLLASHYHLMFTKNDLLCEVHWNCVKRYFNIPAAFWWEDSREVVQADGTMVSQLSIEKYLLYLIFRLFDHCFYPLRFLVLITGLVSKHSGEISWDSLINLAAQLHMRRLTVFVLCLLHEIQGVDIPHHLTNKKVIGHNLLKRLVFSGIIIGTNNPHLRMATYSLLLDSPSAILSVLLGRLVPSTAELRLRYNIPVASPLIFFYYILNPFIMFFRSRKP, encoded by the coding sequence ATGGCAACTACTCTACCGATTGAAATCTACCTTTTTTTATTTCTGTCACGTTTCGAGGTTTCAGAAGAGGAACTCTTTGCCTGTATACAACAAATAAATCACCAGCATGATTCCATCAACATCAATGAAATTTGCGATCTTGCGCTGAAGAATGGCACTGCCGGGTTTGTATACAGGAATGTCGAATGTTCAGGCATATTTCCCAAACCAGCGGTAAAGCATCTGAGGGGCTTGTATTCCAATTACCTTGCTCACAATAGCCGTCTGTTGAAGGAAACACGGTACCTTCTAGAAGTTTTATCCGATAACGGAATCCCAGCAATCCCACTAAAAGGGGCCATCGCCTCAGAAATACTCTTTGATGATTTAGGTGTATACCCTTCTGGTGATATCGACTTAATGGTCCCACCTTCGGAGTTGGCAAAGGTTAAAGATATTCTCTGTCGCCAATGTGGTTATACCCAGCCAGTGAAGACAACAGAGGAAGACCTACTCGCCAGCCACTATCACCTGATGTTCACGAAAAACGATCTGTTATGCGAAGTGCATTGGAATTGCGTAAAACGCTACTTTAATATCCCTGCTGCCTTCTGGTGGGAAGATTCAAGAGAGGTCGTGCAGGCTGACGGCACAATGGTTTCACAGCTAAGTATAGAAAAATATCTGCTTTATTTAATATTCAGACTCTTTGACCACTGTTTTTATCCCCTTCGCTTCTTGGTACTGATAACTGGTTTGGTATCGAAACATTCAGGAGAAATTTCATGGGACAGTCTCATAAACCTCGCTGCCCAACTTCATATGAGAAGGTTAACTGTTTTTGTGCTGTGCCTGCTCCATGAAATTCAAGGGGTAGATATCCCACACCATCTTACAAATAAGAAAGTTATAGGACATAACTTGCTTAAACGGCTTGTCTTTTCAGGTATCATTATAGGCACAAATAATCCCCATCTAAGAATGGCAACATACTCTCTACTCCTTGACTCGCCTTCAGCCATCCTGAGTGTTCTGTTAGGTCGGTTAGTTCC